A window from Centropristis striata isolate RG_2023a ecotype Rhode Island chromosome 4, C.striata_1.0, whole genome shotgun sequence encodes these proteins:
- the crk gene encoding adapter molecule crk, giving the protein MAGNFDAEDRGSWYWGRLSRQEAVSLLQGQRHGVFLVRDSITSPGDYVLSVSENSKVSHYIINSISNNRQSGPGLAHPRFRIGDQEFDALPALLEFYKIHYLDTTTLIEPINKSKHTSFISIGPGGPPPRLEDEYVRALFDFPGNDEEDLPFRKGDILRVLEKPEEQWWNAQNSEGRAGMIPVPYVEKYRPASPSSVAGPGVPGGPPGGMGMLGNSDGSAAQSGAPLLGDPSQYAQPTPLPNLQNGPVYARAIQKRVPNAYDKTALALEVGDMVKVTKINVNGQWEGECKGKRGHFPFTHVKLLDQHNAEDELS; this is encoded by the exons ATGGCCGGAAATTTTGACGCGGAGGACCGTGGCAGCTGGTACTGGGGTCGGTTGAGCAGGCAGGAGGCTGTGTCTCTGCTGCAGGGGCAGCGGCACGGCGTGTTTCTAGTCCGGGACTCCATCACCAGCCCCGGGGACTACGTGCTCTCCGTATCAGAGAACTCCAAAGTCTCGCATTACATAATTAACAGCATCAGCAACAACCGACAATCCGGTCCAG GTTTGGCCCATCCGAGGTTCCGTATTGGCGACCAGGAGTTTGATGCTCTCCCTGCTTTGCTAGAGTTCTATAAAATCCACTACTTGGACACCACCACTTTAATAGAACCCATCAACAAGTCTAAACACACCTCATTCATCAGCATCGGTCCCGGTGGCCCCCCGCCGCGCCTGGAAGACGAGTATGTCCGAGCACTTTTTGATTTCCCCGGCAATGACGAGGAGGATCTCCCGTTTAGGAAGGGCGATATTCTCAGAGTTCTGGAGAAGCCGGAGGAGCAATGGTGGAATGCCCAGAACTCTGAAGGCCGGGCGGGGATGATCCCAGTGCCCTACGTGGAGAAGTACCGACCAGCGTCTCCAAGTTCGGTGGCGGGGCCCGGCGTTCCTGGTGGACCGCCGGGAGGAATGGGGATGCTAGGGAACTCTGACGGCTCTGCAGCCCAGTCTGGCGCTCCTCTGCTGGGAGACCCAAGCCAGTATGCCCAGCCCACCCCTCTCCCAAACCTCCAGAATGGACCAGTCTATGCCAGGGCCATACAGAAGAGGGTGCCCAACGCCTACGACAAGACTGCCCTGGCCTTAGAG GTGGGCGATATGGTGAAGGTGACTAAAATAAACGTGAACGGCCAGTGGGAGGGTGAATGTAAAGGCAAACGGGGCCACTTTCCCTTCACACACGTCAAACTGCTGGACCAGCACAACGCCGAGGATGAACTCAGCTGA